Proteins encoded by one window of Lactobacillus paragasseri:
- the pglX gene encoding BREX-1 system adenine-specific DNA-methyltransferase PglX has product MDKNKIKKFAINARKSLRDTTEVQLANLGITDEKINEELSISTKDKKYYVDDNESNALTGKQIGWRKDVVNELKNRGYDDDPKTVFNDFVEEVAYTWFNRIIAIRFMEVNNYLPSRVSVLTSEEGKAEPDIINEAMEIEDDLGGYSDSEKELISTALTERTPELMDKLYAMLFIKQCDELSDILPGLFEKTNDYLKLLFTPNYNRGVIQDLINEIPASYFDVNEEGQVQIIGWLYQYYNSELKDTAFKKKKYQTDDIAPVTQLFTPDWIVRYMVENSLGRYWINILHSRGDERSENEIANEFGWRYYMPASDQNNIVLDKELANKDVKDIKFVDPAMGSGHILVYAFDVFMQIYESEGYSKRDAATSILKNNLYGLDIDKRAYQLSNFALLMKAREKDRRLFRRDYSINLFDVPRSRYDIENYQNIIDSSSNIDKDKTRSDLKSILDVFKYGDDLGSIININKDIDISGLKKLIGSDNDEGQIDLLSDTVKEELESILNVVEVLNNKYDVSVTNPPYMGGGKMDVPLKKYVQKNYPDSKADLFSVFMEKLVSTTKDDGYIGMVTMHSWMFLSNFEKLRKKLQKHTIINMAHLGTRAFEEIGGEVVQTTTFILQERKNDGYVGSYERLVDYGSQDGKEEKYLEIVDGKDIQDLYQVSQDNFYKIPGSPIAYWASKNIIRDFENGTSLGKIVNAKQGLATANNNRFLRQWFEVNINRIGFHCNNIEESVESRKKWFPYNKGGAYRKWYGNYDYVVNWQNDGYEIRHFVDSRGKIRSRPQNTDFYFKPAVTWSLITSSLFSMRYRLPGSIHDVSGMSLFYKDQDLKIIMGLLNTKVGQYLLSILNPTINFQIGNIESIPLLKLNYGNSEEIIQSNIALSRRDWDAFETSWDFKRSPLLVNKAVTLEQAYNNWSQEALDRFNQLKANEEELNRIFIDLYGLQNELTPEEDDKEVSVRKADQVRDIKAFLSYFIGCVFGRYSLDQDGLSYAGGDWNASLYSIFKPNKENIILLTDRQYFDDERDIIVRLREFLSKSFDSDHLTDNMNFIAQTLDPKKFERGVSAEQIIRDYFVNDFYKDHAKIYQKRPIYWEFNSGRNKGFKALMYLHRYTPEQLAMVRQYLHDLQPAMNDLIEIDNDLLDQETTASAKSKYRKIISTLNKQMNELVKYDQVLDHLSQSPVDLDLDDGVLANHDKLQQGEKLLTKL; this is encoded by the coding sequence ATGGACAAAAATAAAATCAAAAAATTTGCAATTAATGCTAGAAAAAGTTTGAGAGATACAACGGAAGTTCAGCTAGCTAATTTGGGTATTACAGATGAAAAGATTAATGAGGAACTTTCTATTTCTACTAAAGATAAAAAGTACTATGTAGACGATAATGAAAGTAATGCTTTAACTGGTAAACAAATTGGCTGGCGAAAAGATGTTGTTAATGAATTAAAAAATAGGGGATATGATGATGACCCTAAGACTGTCTTTAATGATTTTGTTGAAGAAGTTGCCTACACTTGGTTCAACAGAATTATCGCAATTAGATTTATGGAAGTTAACAATTATCTGCCAAGTAGGGTAAGTGTCTTAACTAGTGAAGAAGGTAAGGCTGAACCTGATATCATTAATGAAGCAATGGAGATTGAAGATGATTTAGGTGGCTATAGTGATTCAGAAAAAGAATTAATTTCGACTGCTTTGACTGAGAGAACCCCTGAATTGATGGATAAGCTTTATGCAATGCTTTTTATTAAGCAATGTGATGAATTAAGTGATATTTTGCCGGGTTTGTTTGAAAAAACTAATGATTATTTGAAGTTGCTGTTTACACCTAATTATAACCGTGGTGTTATTCAAGATTTGATTAATGAAATTCCTGCGAGTTATTTTGATGTAAATGAGGAAGGACAAGTTCAAATTATTGGATGGCTTTATCAATATTACAATAGTGAATTAAAAGATACGGCATTTAAAAAGAAAAAGTATCAAACAGATGATATTGCACCGGTAACTCAATTATTTACACCCGATTGGATTGTTCGTTACATGGTAGAAAATTCTTTGGGAAGATATTGGATAAATATTCTTCATAGTAGAGGAGACGAACGCTCTGAAAACGAAATTGCAAATGAATTTGGCTGGAGATACTATATGCCGGCTTCAGATCAAAACAATATTGTCTTAGACAAAGAGTTGGCAAATAAAGACGTAAAAGATATTAAATTCGTTGATCCAGCAATGGGTTCAGGACACATCCTTGTATATGCTTTTGATGTTTTTATGCAGATTTATGAGTCGGAAGGATATTCCAAGAGGGATGCCGCAACTTCAATTCTTAAGAATAATCTTTATGGACTCGATATTGACAAGCGAGCATATCAGCTATCAAATTTTGCTTTGTTAATGAAGGCTAGAGAAAAAGATCGCCGTTTATTTAGAAGAGATTATAGTATAAATCTCTTTGACGTTCCAAGATCCAGATACGATATTGAAAACTATCAAAATATAATTGATAGTTCTTCGAACATAGATAAAGATAAAACTAGATCTGATCTGAAAAGTATTTTAGATGTCTTTAAATATGGGGATGATTTGGGTTCGATTATTAATATTAACAAGGATATTGATATTAGTGGTTTAAAAAAACTAATAGGTTCAGATAATGATGAAGGACAAATTGACCTTTTGTCAGATACAGTAAAAGAAGAACTAGAAAGCATCTTGAATGTTGTTGAGGTTCTTAACAATAAATATGATGTTAGTGTAACCAATCCACCATATATGGGCGGTGGAAAGATGGACGTTCCCCTTAAAAAATATGTCCAAAAAAATTATCCAGATTCAAAAGCTGATTTATTTAGTGTGTTCATGGAAAAATTAGTGAGTACGACTAAAGATGATGGATACATTGGTATGGTTACTATGCATTCTTGGATGTTTCTATCTAATTTTGAAAAGTTAAGAAAGAAATTGCAAAAGCATACAATTATCAATATGGCGCATTTAGGTACACGCGCATTTGAAGAAATTGGTGGTGAAGTCGTTCAAACTACCACGTTTATTTTGCAGGAAAGAAAAAATGATGGCTATGTAGGTAGCTATGAAAGATTAGTTGACTATGGCTCACAAGATGGGAAAGAAGAGAAGTATCTAGAAATAGTAGATGGTAAAGATATACAAGATTTATATCAAGTTAGTCAAGACAATTTTTATAAGATTCCTGGCAGTCCTATTGCTTATTGGGCAAGTAAGAATATAATTAGAGATTTTGAAAATGGAACGTCATTGGGAAAAATAGTTAATGCTAAGCAAGGATTGGCCACTGCTAATAATAATAGATTTTTGCGCCAATGGTTTGAAGTTAATATTAATAGAATAGGTTTTCATTGTAATAATATTGAGGAATCGGTTGAATCTAGAAAGAAGTGGTTTCCATATAATAAAGGTGGAGCATATCGTAAATGGTATGGAAATTATGATTATGTTGTAAATTGGCAAAATGATGGGTATGAAATACGACATTTTGTGGATAGTAGGGGGAAAATAAGATCAAGACCGCAAAATACAGATTTTTATTTTAAACCTGCTGTTACTTGGTCATTAATTACAAGTAGTCTGTTTTCAATGCGTTATCGCTTACCAGGTAGTATCCATGATGTGAGTGGGATGTCTTTATTTTATAAAGATCAAGACTTAAAAATAATTATGGGGCTTTTGAATACTAAAGTCGGACAATATCTTCTATCAATACTGAATCCTACTATAAATTTTCAAATCGGTAATATTGAATCAATCCCTCTTTTAAAACTAAATTATGGCAATAGTGAAGAAATTATTCAAAGTAATATTGCGTTATCACGGCGAGATTGGGATGCATTTGAAACATCATGGGACTTCAAACGTAGTCCGTTATTAGTAAATAAAGCTGTAACTTTAGAACAAGCTTATAATAATTGGTCGCAAGAAGCTTTAGATAGATTTAACCAACTTAAAGCCAACGAAGAAGAGCTTAATCGTATCTTTATTGATCTTTATGGTTTACAAAATGAATTAACTCCAGAAGAAGACGATAAGGAAGTTTCTGTCCGTAAAGCAGATCAAGTTCGTGATATTAAAGCGTTTCTATCTTACTTTATCGGTTGTGTCTTTGGCCGTTACTCACTTGATCAGGATGGACTTTCATATGCTGGCGGTGACTGGAATGCATCCCTTTACTCAATCTTCAAGCCCAACAAAGAAAACATTATTCTCTTAACCGATCGTCAATATTTCGATGATGAGCGTGATATCATTGTTCGTTTGCGTGAGTTCTTATCTAAGTCTTTCGATTCAGATCATCTAACGGATAATATGAACTTCATTGCTCAAACTTTGGATCCTAAGAAGTTCGAACGTGGAGTTAGTGCAGAGCAGATTATACGTGACTATTTCGTCAATGATTTCTACAAAGATCATGCTAAGATATATCAAAAACGTCCAATTTATTGGGAATTTAATTCTGGTAGAAACAAGGGATTTAAGGCATTAATGTACTTACATCGCTACACTCCAGAACAACTTGCAATGGTTCGCCAATATCTTCACGATTTGCAGCCGGCAATGAATGATTTAATCGAAATTGATAATGATTTATTAGATCAGGAAACAACGGCAAGTGCTAAGAGCAAATATCGAAAGATTATTTCAACTCTTAATAAGCAAATGAATGAATTAGTTAAGTATGATCAAGTCTTAGATCACTTATCTCAAAGTCCAGTAGATTTAGATCTTGATGATGGTGTTCTTGCTAATCATGACAAATTGCAACAAGGAGAAAAGTTGTTGACTAAGTTATAA
- the brxC gene encoding BREX system P-loop protein BrxC, translating into MTKIKNIFKKDIDRDIRGVIKIGQDSEKIKKQELEEYVITDELKNDFTRFFDAYDKSIDVPTDKMGAWISGFFGSGKSHFLKILSYLLENDIVDGRKAVDYFLEDGKFDDNHLSNAIEKATSVSTDVALFNIDSKADSNSANDSSAILNVFLKVFNEQLGYSPIAEVADMERWLDSIGKYDAFKKAFQDLDPENHSSWEETRSRYAIMLNTRIKPALINSGALDEIDAQNYINEFLSKKFSIDAIGFAKLVKDYLDKKGGNHHFVFLADEVGQFIGEDDNKMLNLQTIVEQLGIQCHGRAWVVVTSQQQMDEVTGNFHKHERDFSKIQGRFNTLISMSSANADEVIRKRLLDKKPLAKEELDDLFTQNEYSINNKINFSDAIKREKYEDSQSFVDNYPFIPYQFSLLKNVLSAVRKHGASGSHMSDGERSMLATFQEATRRYEDDDLGKLVPFSAFFIGMKEFLNHDHQAVFDQAMGDTYIAKDSFNIQVLAVLFMVRYVDNYPSTLENITTLLLDDINQDRQELTAKVKDALSVLIRQNLIQKNLDTYEFLTDSEQEVNEAINAIDIDDQKIVREIGSYLFTSNLIDSKYVYPKKKNQYIFEFNMYIDGTGLNPLKNDLNIRIVSPLQSGNYREIDYKQQSGDNRNIIVVLKDDDRYIENYRQVEKIKEYMQKPESRSDEKIRYIAANRNSQAKDIERNTQKMLEDDLLDADIYVDGDVLAKGNNFTSRLAEAKKTIIDANYRNLQYIDDVKSDQDILNVLKGNQNDVLLTDNEQAINAVIEYINGQAGLMNNISLSSVVDRFGKIPYGYKPNDTAWLVAKAFSDGKLKIYFNNSKISLDEARKDPKSIQRYFISKSNLSRLTMKPVKEISAREKKDAKEFASDVLEVSLVLPDGATSEQLADEIKKKTQQKVRILEDILNYNHDNKYPGKDILHEGINSLKQISMVPDSDQIFSIISKHLDDLEDWRDEVEDKAILQFYGDIGNISDQEKIWRKSNSYLARFNHAKGFIEDENLKEIANELEKYLDMDQFNISIPKLKNLNSEFVSLYSDDMDKVHEKIIGKVNESYDRLKSLVTDAEFPKKESDELFAEVNNTLKSISDRADQYNESSDENAFLNLISLDNAIDSANERLRNKISEVSQKLAEKAQQEQEAAARNVVEDVTNPDNKQKETVKVSPSPQPNPTVKIKKTIFKKIYDVVPEDSWKIESESDIDKYLNALKVSLEKELEDSDIINIDFK; encoded by the coding sequence ATGACAAAAATAAAGAATATTTTCAAAAAAGATATTGATCGAGATATTCGCGGAGTTATTAAAATTGGTCAAGATAGTGAAAAAATTAAGAAACAAGAACTTGAAGAGTATGTTATTACTGATGAATTAAAGAATGATTTTACTCGCTTTTTTGATGCTTATGATAAAAGTATTGATGTACCTACAGATAAAATGGGAGCATGGATTAGTGGTTTTTTTGGTTCAGGTAAATCACACTTCTTAAAAATTTTATCTTATCTTTTAGAAAATGATATAGTTGATGGACGTAAAGCAGTAGACTATTTTTTAGAAGATGGAAAATTTGATGATAACCATTTATCTAATGCTATTGAAAAAGCTACAAGTGTATCAACTGATGTTGCCTTATTTAATATTGATTCTAAAGCAGACTCCAATTCAGCCAATGATAGTAGTGCTATTTTAAACGTATTTCTTAAAGTGTTTAATGAACAGTTAGGATATTCTCCAATTGCAGAAGTTGCTGATATGGAGCGTTGGCTGGATAGTATTGGAAAATATGATGCATTTAAGAAGGCTTTTCAAGATCTTGATCCGGAAAATCACTCCTCTTGGGAAGAAACCAGAAGTAGATATGCGATTATGTTGAATACGCGTATTAAACCTGCATTAATTAACTCTGGTGCATTAGATGAAATAGATGCACAAAATTATATCAATGAATTTCTAAGTAAAAAGTTCAGTATTGATGCTATTGGATTTGCCAAATTGGTAAAAGACTATCTTGATAAAAAGGGTGGTAACCATCATTTTGTATTTTTGGCTGATGAAGTAGGGCAGTTTATCGGTGAAGATGATAACAAGATGCTTAACTTACAAACTATTGTTGAGCAGCTCGGAATTCAATGCCATGGACGTGCTTGGGTTGTAGTAACCTCTCAGCAACAAATGGATGAAGTTACAGGCAATTTCCATAAACATGAACGTGATTTTTCAAAGATTCAGGGTAGATTTAATACTCTAATCTCAATGAGCTCTGCTAATGCTGATGAAGTTATCCGGAAACGTTTATTGGATAAAAAGCCATTAGCAAAGGAAGAATTAGATGATCTATTTACTCAAAATGAATATAGCATTAACAATAAGATTAATTTCAGTGATGCTATAAAAAGAGAAAAATATGAGGATTCTCAATCTTTTGTTGATAATTATCCATTTATACCATATCAATTTAGTTTGCTAAAAAATGTATTATCAGCTGTCCGTAAACATGGTGCTAGCGGTAGTCATATGTCGGATGGTGAACGTTCTATGCTAGCTACTTTCCAAGAGGCTACTAGAAGATACGAAGATGATGATTTAGGCAAACTTGTTCCGTTTTCTGCTTTCTTTATTGGAATGAAAGAATTCCTCAATCATGATCACCAAGCTGTATTTGATCAAGCAATGGGTGATACATATATAGCTAAAGATAGTTTCAATATTCAAGTCTTGGCTGTTTTATTTATGGTTCGCTATGTCGATAATTATCCATCAACTCTTGAAAATATTACTACGCTGCTTTTGGACGACATTAATCAAGATCGTCAAGAATTGACTGCCAAGGTTAAAGATGCTTTGAGTGTTTTAATTAGGCAGAATCTTATTCAAAAGAATCTTGACACATATGAGTTCCTAACTGATTCAGAACAAGAAGTTAATGAAGCAATTAATGCGATTGATATAGATGATCAAAAAATTGTTCGTGAAATAGGTAGTTACTTGTTTACGTCTAATTTAATAGATTCTAAGTATGTTTATCCTAAAAAGAAAAATCAATATATTTTTGAATTTAATATGTATATTGATGGAACAGGATTGAATCCTCTAAAAAATGATTTGAATATTAGGATCGTATCCCCACTGCAATCTGGAAACTATCGTGAAATTGATTATAAGCAGCAGTCAGGTGATAACCGTAACATCATTGTTGTTTTAAAAGATGATGATCGGTATATTGAGAACTACAGACAAGTAGAAAAAATCAAAGAATATATGCAAAAGCCGGAATCAAGATCTGATGAAAAGATTAGATATATTGCGGCCAATCGAAACAGTCAAGCAAAAGATATCGAGCGTAATACACAAAAAATGTTGGAAGATGATTTGCTTGATGCTGATATTTATGTTGATGGCGATGTATTAGCTAAGGGCAATAACTTTACTAGTCGTTTAGCTGAAGCTAAAAAGACAATTATTGATGCTAATTACCGAAATCTGCAATATATTGATGATGTTAAATCTGATCAAGATATTCTTAATGTATTAAAGGGTAATCAAAATGATGTACTTTTAACTGATAATGAGCAAGCAATTAATGCGGTAATCGAATATATAAATGGACAAGCTGGTTTAATGAATAATATTTCCTTGTCTAGTGTGGTTGATCGTTTTGGTAAAATTCCGTATGGTTATAAGCCAAATGATACTGCTTGGCTAGTTGCTAAAGCATTTTCTGATGGTAAGCTTAAGATCTATTTCAATAATTCTAAGATCTCTTTAGATGAAGCGCGTAAGGATCCAAAATCAATTCAGCGATATTTTATCAGTAAGAGTAATCTATCAAGATTGACGATGAAGCCTGTTAAAGAAATCTCTGCACGCGAAAAGAAAGATGCCAAAGAATTTGCAAGTGATGTTTTAGAAGTCAGTTTAGTTCTTCCAGATGGTGCCACTTCTGAGCAATTAGCTGATGAGATTAAAAAGAAGACACAACAAAAAGTTAGAATTCTTGAAGATATACTAAATTACAACCATGATAATAAATATCCTGGTAAAGATATTCTACATGAGGGAATTAACAGCTTAAAACAGATATCTATGGTTCCTGATAGCGATCAAATCTTTTCAATTATTTCTAAACACTTAGATGATTTAGAGGATTGGCGTGATGAGGTTGAAGATAAAGCTATTCTACAATTTTATGGTGATATTGGTAATATTAGTGACCAAGAAAAAATTTGGAGAAAATCTAATAGCTATTTAGCACGTTTTAATCATGCTAAGGGATTTATTGAAGATGAAAATTTAAAGGAAATAGCTAATGAACTTGAGAAGTATTTAGATATGGATCAATTCAATATTTCTATTCCTAAATTGAAAAATTTGAATTCTGAATTCGTTTCTTTGTATAGTGATGACATGGATAAAGTCCATGAGAAAATCATAGGCAAGGTTAATGAAAGCTATGATCGACTTAAGAGTTTAGTAACTGATGCAGAATTTCCTAAAAAAGAAAGCGATGAACTTTTTGCTGAGGTTAACAACACTCTTAAATCGATAAGTGATCGTGCAGATCAATATAATGAAAGTAGCGATGAAAATGCATTCTTGAATTTAATTAGTTTAGATAATGCTATTGATTCTGCTAATGAGAGATTAAGAAATAAAATTTCAGAAGTAAGCCAAAAGTTAGCTGAGAAGGCTCAACAGGAACAAGAAGCTGCTGCAAGGAATGTTGTAGAAGACGTCACTAATCCAGATAACAAGCAAAAAGAAACGGTTAAAGTTTCGCCTTCACCTCAACCTAATCCAACTGTAAAAATTAAGAAAACCATCTTTAAGAAGATTTATGATGTGGTTCCAGAAGATAGCTGGAAGATTGAGAGTGAATCAGATATTGATAAATATTTAAACGCTTTGAAAGTAAGTCTTGAAAAAGAATTAGAGGATAGCGATATTATCAATATTGACTTTAAGTAG
- a CDS encoding DUF1788 domain-containing protein, with the protein MMEDINLRFEHLKEKMIDPKFQKNKGLSNEVGYWIFDYPANQELEVRKKIAKIKESALASRVNLKVFDIYNVMMTLLKDQKKYTGTDPIPILEEIEKDQGFDVLIAQINNILEMSENNNLIVQYIKDRLPENCIVFIVGLGKTYPIIRAHKILNTMHQVLDENPVVLFYPGNYDEKSLRAFGEVKDQNYYRAFRLD; encoded by the coding sequence ATGATGGAAGATATTAATCTTAGATTTGAACATTTAAAAGAAAAAATGATTGATCCCAAGTTTCAAAAAAATAAGGGACTGTCTAATGAAGTAGGATATTGGATTTTTGACTATCCAGCTAATCAAGAATTAGAAGTTCGTAAAAAAATAGCTAAGATAAAAGAGAGTGCTCTTGCTTCTAGAGTGAACCTAAAAGTTTTTGATATTTATAATGTTATGATGACCTTGCTAAAGGATCAGAAAAAATATACAGGTACTGATCCTATCCCAATCCTTGAAGAAATTGAAAAAGATCAAGGCTTTGACGTATTAATTGCACAGATTAATAACATTCTAGAAATGAGTGAAAATAATAATTTAATTGTTCAGTATATAAAAGATAGATTACCAGAAAATTGTATTGTATTTATAGTAGGACTAGGCAAAACGTATCCTATTATCAGAGCTCATAAAATTTTAAATACGATGCATCAAGTTTTGGATGAAAATCCAGTTGTGTTATTTTATCCGGGTAATTATGATGAAAAGAGCTTAAGAGCGTTTGGAGAAGTTAAGGATCAAAATTATTACAGAGCGTTTAGATTAGATTAG
- a CDS encoding DUF1819 family protein — MSRTYNGGIASYAIWLPEFAQFIELYQSGKSIDEIKHLSDKENIFKMSSKSRARRCSRNLSVRIDALPKTIIDIFPSLNPTNQKIVSLISMMLTSKILNEFVYDVYRPKVIMRENILQDYEVESFLNQKRIESPEVAKWSLNTFKRLKGALKTFLRDGGLLENVKSNEDKLLFPLIDSQLITIMKEEKLDFELAALGEI; from the coding sequence ATGTCACGTACTTATAATGGTGGAATTGCTTCATATGCAATTTGGTTGCCGGAGTTTGCACAATTTATTGAACTTTATCAATCAGGAAAAAGTATTGATGAAATAAAACATCTTAGCGATAAAGAAAATATATTTAAAATGTCTAGCAAATCTCGAGCTAGACGTTGTTCAAGAAATTTATCTGTCAGAATTGATGCTTTACCAAAGACTATTATAGATATTTTTCCATCTTTAAATCCTACAAATCAAAAGATAGTGTCACTAATATCTATGATGTTAACAAGTAAAATTCTTAATGAATTTGTTTATGATGTATATCGACCTAAAGTAATTATGCGTGAAAATATTTTACAAGATTATGAAGTAGAATCATTTCTTAACCAGAAAAGAATCGAAAGTCCTGAGGTTGCAAAATGGTCTCTTAATACTTTTAAACGTCTTAAAGGAGCTTTGAAGACTTTCTTGAGAGATGGGGGATTGTTAGAGAATGTTAAATCTAATGAGGATAAGCTACTTTTTCCATTAATAGATTCACAACTAATCACTATTATGAAAGAAGAAAAATTAGACTTTGAATTGGCTGCTCTAGGAGAAATATAA
- a CDS encoding ATP-binding protein — protein MGKTSLLADITSNLVKKDNWIIVYLAMTNDLLETLIQIIYREAGSKIKKALNTIDEVKETPEIVNLASIYQIMVLKEYPINIMMTGLPKNVSELQNNDVLTFLLRSGRIPLGPLDAFDIQFRYQKAFERANKKISEANLMRMTKLTKGYAYAFQDLGYYVWKHATDHITESDIDDILPLFKNDLYKNAYTKIISELSPTDQKFLMIMAKSDNDVVEISHIRKQMNKSSNYVSQYRQRLIDSQVIIEAGYGKVSFSLPFMKEFLLKAAEFYNIGE, from the coding sequence GTGGGAAAGACTTCTCTTTTAGCTGACATTACTTCTAATTTAGTAAAAAAGGATAATTGGATTATTGTTTATTTAGCTATGACAAACGATCTTTTAGAGACTCTAATTCAAATTATCTACCGAGAAGCCGGCAGTAAAATAAAAAAGGCTTTAAATACTATTGATGAAGTAAAAGAAACACCAGAAATAGTAAATCTAGCATCTATTTACCAAATAATGGTCTTAAAAGAATATCCTATTAACATTATGATGACTGGATTACCTAAAAATGTATCAGAACTTCAAAATAATGACGTTTTAACTTTTCTTCTGAGAAGTGGACGAATTCCGTTAGGACCGTTAGACGCTTTTGATATTCAATTCCGTTATCAAAAGGCATTTGAACGTGCAAATAAAAAAATCAGTGAAGCCAATTTAATGAGAATGACAAAATTAACTAAAGGCTATGCTTATGCATTCCAAGATTTGGGATACTATGTTTGGAAGCATGCAACTGATCACATAACTGAAAGTGATATAGATGACATTCTGCCTTTGTTTAAAAATGATCTTTATAAGAATGCCTATACAAAAATTATTTCTGAATTATCTCCAACTGATCAAAAATTCTTAATGATTATGGCAAAAAGCGATAATGATGTTGTTGAAATAAGTCATATTAGAAAACAAATGAATAAAAGTTCTAATTATGTCTCACAATATCGTCAGCGTTTGATTGACAGTCAAGTTATTATTGAAGCGGGATACGGAAAGGTTTCATTTTCTTTGCCGTTTATGAAAGAATTTCTACTAAAAGCTGCTGAATTTTATAATATCGGAGAATAA
- the brnQ gene encoding branched-chain amino acid transport system II carrier protein — MTDHTSRKLTWKDYLVVASLLFGLFFGAGNLIFPLHLGQLAGANWGTAAVGFLITGVLLPLLSVLAVAITHADGVYDIGKPLGAGFAVVFMVLIHATIGPLFGTPRTATVSFTVGIAPFVPKNMQGTALLIFSALFFLAAFGFSYHQNNILSNVGKVLNPLFLSLLFLVFLVAFARPLGNPQTAAVTAAYKHGALVNGFLEGYNTMDALAGLAFGVTVVTAVRGMGQKNAKSVSKVVAKSGLLAVLAIGFIYLLLILMGAMSLGRFKVSDNGGVAFNQIVNVYGGVFGQALLAFLLTVTCLTTAVGLVAAFAQDFHKHFPQVSYHAWLALSCLASFLAANFGLDTIIAWSTPMLMFLYPLSMVLILLSVCSPLFKTDGVVYFFVIVFTVVPALGDMVVAFPSVVSQSSFGLAVASVRNHLPLANMGLSWLVPALVGLAIGLVVHFVKNKKLASTLEED, encoded by the coding sequence ATGACAGATCATACATCACGAAAATTAACATGGAAGGATTATTTAGTGGTCGCTTCCTTGCTATTCGGTTTATTCTTTGGGGCTGGTAACTTGATTTTCCCATTGCACTTGGGACAACTCGCTGGAGCAAATTGGGGTACAGCCGCAGTTGGATTTTTAATCACGGGTGTATTACTGCCTTTATTATCCGTTTTAGCTGTTGCAATTACGCATGCTGATGGCGTTTATGATATCGGAAAACCGCTAGGTGCTGGTTTTGCAGTTGTATTTATGGTCTTGATCCATGCTACAATTGGTCCTTTATTTGGTACACCGAGAACTGCAACTGTTTCATTTACAGTTGGGATTGCACCATTTGTTCCTAAAAATATGCAAGGAACAGCCTTATTAATCTTTTCTGCTTTGTTTTTCTTAGCAGCTTTTGGTTTTTCTTACCATCAAAACAACATCTTATCTAATGTTGGTAAAGTATTAAACCCACTATTTTTATCTCTACTATTCTTAGTATTCCTTGTAGCTTTTGCTCGTCCATTAGGTAACCCGCAAACCGCAGCTGTAACTGCTGCTTACAAGCATGGCGCTTTAGTGAACGGATTCTTAGAAGGATACAATACAATGGATGCTTTGGCAGGACTAGCCTTCGGTGTTACTGTTGTTACAGCAGTACGCGGAATGGGACAAAAGAATGCTAAAAGTGTTTCAAAAGTTGTTGCTAAGTCTGGTTTGTTAGCTGTACTAGCTATCGGTTTTATCTACTTATTATTGATCTTAATGGGTGCAATGTCATTAGGCCGCTTTAAAGTTTCAGACAACGGTGGTGTTGCATTTAACCAAATCGTTAATGTTTATGGCGGTGTCTTCGGTCAAGCTTTACTTGCATTTTTATTAACTGTTACTTGCTTGACCACTGCTGTTGGTTTAGTTGCTGCTTTTGCGCAAGACTTCCACAAACACTTCCCACAAGTTAGCTACCACGCTTGGCTAGCACTTAGCTGTTTAGCTTCATTCTTAGCTGCTAACTTTGGTTTAGATACAATCATTGCATGGTCAACTCCGATGCTGATGTTCTTATACCCATTATCAATGGTATTAATTTTATTGTCTGTCTGCTCACCATTGTTTAAGACTGATGGAGTTGTATATTTCTTTGTAATCGTCTTTACAGTTGTTCCGGCCTTGGGCGATATGGTTGTAGCCTTTCCAAGTGTTGTCAGTCAAAGCTCATTTGGTTTAGCAGTAGCTTCTGTAAGAAACCATTTACCCTTAGCTAACATGGGGCTTTCATGGCTTGTGCCAGCTTTAGTTGGTTTGGCAATTGGATTAGTTGTTCATTTTGTTAAAAATAAAAAATTAGCTTCAACTTTAGAAGAAGATTAA